In Herbaspirillum sp. WKF16, one genomic interval encodes:
- a CDS encoding response regulator transcription factor has product MSAAPATLDPVVHIVDDDDSLRAALDSLLRSVGLQVRGYSSAAAFLQRPASDAPSCLLLDVRLHGISGLDFQAELARSGVTMPVILMTGHGDIPMSVRAMKAGAIDFLTKPFRDQDLLDAVAAAHERDRRQIGQRQASSGLQARYASLTPRETEVMWLAASGLLNKQIAGELGTSEVTVKIHRGNAMKKMQAKTFADLVRMTQALEQAGSKPRA; this is encoded by the coding sequence ATGAGCGCGGCGCCCGCCACCCTCGATCCGGTCGTCCACATCGTCGACGACGACGACTCCCTGCGCGCCGCGCTCGACAGCCTGCTGCGCTCGGTCGGCCTGCAGGTGCGCGGCTATTCCAGCGCCGCCGCCTTCCTGCAGCGCCCGGCTTCCGACGCGCCCAGCTGCCTGCTGCTGGACGTGCGCCTGCACGGCATCAGCGGGCTGGATTTCCAGGCCGAGCTGGCCAGGTCGGGCGTCACCATGCCGGTGATCCTGATGACCGGCCACGGCGACATCCCCATGAGCGTGCGCGCCATGAAGGCCGGCGCCATCGATTTCCTCACCAAGCCCTTCCGCGACCAGGACCTGCTGGACGCGGTGGCCGCCGCCCACGAGCGCGACCGGCGCCAGATCGGCCAGCGCCAGGCCAGTTCCGGCCTGCAGGCGCGCTACGCCAGCCTGACCCCGCGCGAGACCGAGGTCATGTGGCTGGCCGCCAGCGGCCTGCTCAACAAGCAGATCGCCGGCGAGCTCGGCACCAGCGAAGTCACCGTCAAGATCCACCGCGGCAACGCGATGAAGAAGATGCAGGCCAAGACCTTCGCCGATCTGGTGCGCATGACCCAGGCGCTGGAGCAAGCCGGTTCCAAGCCGCGCGCCTGA
- a CDS encoding sensor histidine kinase translates to MFISARSPLVPMVGLALTAAIFAVDALTPLDVAIAVLYVAVVLLAAIVWPRRGVMAVTAMCIALTLIAYGAAHGFDQSDAALARCMVSLAAIAITAFLALKAQAATLALLQREEALNVARGQLAHASRVSTLGELAASIAHEVNQPLAAIETHGEACLRWMNRPEPDMGEARAAVQAMQRDARRASEVIRRIRAMASQAGPSFAPQDVNEVVAESCDLLGRELQRHGAALRLDLQSGLPAVKADKVQLQQVLINLVMNAAQAMSGAGARERRIEVRTAAETCEDGRPAVAVEITDTGPGFPPDHLKRLFDAFFTTKKDGMGMGLPICRSIIEAHGGVIRAWNPEQGGAAMAFRIPVAGAPA, encoded by the coding sequence ATGTTCATTTCCGCTCGTTCGCCGTTGGTGCCCATGGTGGGCCTGGCGCTCACCGCCGCGATCTTCGCCGTCGACGCGCTCACGCCGCTGGACGTCGCCATCGCCGTGCTCTATGTCGCAGTGGTGCTGCTGGCGGCGATCGTGTGGCCGCGCCGCGGCGTGATGGCGGTCACCGCGATGTGCATCGCGCTGACCCTGATCGCCTACGGCGCCGCGCACGGTTTCGACCAGAGCGACGCCGCCCTGGCGCGCTGCATGGTAAGCCTGGCAGCGATCGCCATCACCGCCTTCCTGGCGCTCAAGGCGCAGGCCGCCACGCTGGCCCTGCTGCAGCGGGAGGAGGCGCTCAACGTGGCGCGCGGCCAGCTGGCGCACGCCAGCCGCGTCAGCACGCTGGGCGAACTGGCTGCCTCCATCGCGCATGAAGTGAACCAGCCGCTGGCCGCCATCGAGACCCACGGCGAAGCCTGCCTGCGCTGGATGAACCGTCCCGAGCCCGACATGGGCGAAGCGCGCGCCGCCGTGCAAGCCATGCAGCGCGACGCCCGCCGCGCCAGCGAAGTGATCCGCCGCATCCGCGCCATGGCCAGCCAGGCCGGCCCCTCGTTCGCGCCGCAAGACGTCAACGAAGTGGTGGCCGAGAGCTGCGACCTGCTCGGGCGCGAGTTGCAGCGCCACGGCGCCGCGCTCAGGCTGGACCTGCAATCCGGCTTGCCGGCGGTGAAGGCCGACAAGGTGCAGCTGCAGCAGGTGCTGATCAACCTGGTGATGAACGCGGCCCAGGCCATGTCCGGCGCCGGCGCGCGCGAGCGCCGCATCGAGGTGCGCACCGCCGCCGAGACCTGCGAGGACGGCCGCCCGGCGGTGGCCGTGGAGATTACGGATACCGGGCCGGGCTTCCCGCCCGACCACCTGAAGCGCCTGTTCGACGCCTTCTTCACCACCAAGAAGGACGGCATGGGCATGGGCCTGCCGATCTGCCGCTCCATCATCGAGGCGCACGGCGGCGTCATCCGCGCCTGGAACCCCGAGCAGGGCGGCGCGGCCATGGCCTTCCGCATCCCGGTCGCGGGAGCGCCCGCATGA
- a CDS encoding aminotransferase-like domain-containing protein, with amino-acid sequence MKLYEQLADTIRSQIEDGIMLAGEKIPSVRRTSQQYQLSISTVIRAYLLLESRGLIESRPQSGYFVRVHQQGAAPLAPAPQGNPHAAEAVQAGPDMAPAALVLSNMRSINSEDRIPLGSPYPDPALFPSARISQLAHGLYKRRDRHELMGSLPPGNPELIRQVARRHLETGLAVNAAEIVITEGATEAINLCLQAISRPGDGIAVESPTYYALLHAIERIGMRAVPVATDGKNGIDLPSLNAVIEAGQVAGAIIMPNFQNPMGFEMPEERKRALVDLMASHQLPMIENDVYGELHYSEQRPRPLKTFDRNGLVLYCSSFSKSLSPEHRIGWTLPGRYRQAVERLKFLNTVSTPSHPQRAIAEYLQNEGYDFHLRRLRKTLSQQERIMRATVLRFFPPGTQCSEPAGGYLLWVRLPRGVQAMDLHVRAQAAGISVAPGNMFSTDDAFGNCIRLNYSFSWDREIEQAVRLLGEIAHELAARAAQQPAPMAAPLKGAPLPAQIPASGLTKAS; translated from the coding sequence GTGAAGCTCTATGAACAACTCGCCGATACGATCCGCAGCCAGATCGAGGACGGCATCATGCTTGCGGGCGAGAAGATCCCCTCGGTGCGGCGCACCAGCCAGCAATACCAGCTGAGCATTTCCACCGTGATCCGCGCCTACCTGTTGCTGGAGAGCCGCGGCCTGATCGAAAGCCGTCCGCAATCGGGCTACTTCGTGCGCGTGCACCAGCAAGGAGCGGCGCCCCTGGCGCCTGCGCCGCAAGGTAACCCGCACGCCGCCGAGGCGGTGCAGGCCGGCCCCGACATGGCGCCGGCGGCGCTGGTGCTCTCCAACATGCGCTCGATCAACAGCGAAGACCGCATTCCGCTGGGTTCACCCTATCCCGATCCGGCGCTGTTCCCCTCGGCGCGCATCAGCCAGCTGGCGCACGGCCTGTACAAGCGGCGCGACCGCCACGAGCTGATGGGTTCGCTGCCGCCGGGCAATCCCGAACTGATCCGCCAGGTGGCGCGCCGCCATCTTGAAACCGGGCTGGCGGTGAACGCCGCCGAGATCGTCATCACCGAAGGCGCGACCGAGGCCATCAATCTTTGCCTGCAGGCCATCTCGCGCCCGGGCGACGGCATCGCCGTGGAGTCGCCCACCTATTACGCGCTGCTGCATGCGATCGAACGCATCGGCATGCGCGCCGTGCCGGTAGCCACCGACGGCAAGAACGGCATCGACCTGCCCTCGCTGAACGCGGTCATCGAAGCGGGCCAGGTGGCCGGCGCCATCATCATGCCCAACTTCCAGAATCCGATGGGCTTCGAGATGCCCGAGGAGCGCAAGCGCGCATTGGTCGACCTGATGGCCTCGCACCAGTTGCCCATGATCGAGAACGACGTCTACGGCGAGCTGCACTACAGCGAACAGCGCCCGCGCCCGCTCAAGACCTTCGACCGCAACGGCCTGGTGCTGTATTGCAGCTCCTTCTCCAAGAGCCTCTCGCCTGAGCACCGCATCGGCTGGACGCTGCCCGGCCGCTACCGGCAGGCGGTGGAACGCCTGAAGTTCCTCAACACCGTGTCCACCCCGTCGCACCCGCAGCGCGCCATCGCCGAATACCTGCAGAACGAAGGCTACGATTTCCACCTGCGCCGCCTGCGCAAGACGCTGTCGCAGCAGGAGCGCATCATGCGCGCCACGGTGCTGCGCTTCTTCCCGCCGGGCACGCAATGCTCGGAGCCGGCCGGCGGCTACCTGCTGTGGGTGCGGCTGCCGCGCGGCGTACAGGCGATGGACCTGCACGTGCGGGCGCAGGCCGCCGGCATCAGCGTGGCGCCGGGCAACATGTTCAGCACCGACGATGCTTTCGGCAACTGCATCCGCCTGAACTACAGCTTCAGCTGGGATCGCGAGATCGAACAGGCGGTGCGCCTCCTGGGCGAGATCGCCCATGAACTGGCCGCGCGCGCCGCGCAACAGCCCGCTCCAATGGCGGCGCCCCTGAAAGGCGCGCCGCTGCCGGCTCAGATCCCCGCCAGCGGGCTGACCAAGGCCAGCTGA